The following DNA comes from Peribacillus sp. FSL E2-0218.
ACGCCACCAGCAATCGATTCCGAGATGATTTTGGTCAAGTTTACAATATCTATCGACTCTTCCGTAACTAAATATAGGCTTAAATCAATGTGTGATTTTTTCATTCATTTTCACCTCATTCATCCACATTTCCTTATCCATTCTTGATATTGCGTCAATTAAGCGCACCCGAAAGGTTCCTGTGCCTTCATGCTTTTGCAAGGTTTCAGCAGCGATCTCCCCTGAAATGCTCATCGTCGAGATTCCGGCAACTGCTGCAGCATAATAGTCGTCCGTGATTCCGGAAAAGGCGCCGATAAGTGCGGTGGCCATACATCCCGTGCCTGTTACATTCGTTAATAGAACGTTCCCGTTATCAATGAGGGATGTGTGCTTCCCGTTACTAACAGCGTCGATAGCCCCGCTGACCACGACGACACTATTCAACTCCTTTGCCGCAGCTGCAGCAAGAGCCTCATTGCTAATCGCCAGTTCCTCTGAGTCGACTCCCCGTGTAACGATATCGCCGCCGATCAAACGGTGAATCTCGCTCGCATTACCGCGGATGATCTGGAAGGAGACCTTCTTTAGAAGCTCACTGGCTTTCTCTGTTCGATACGGTGTGGCGCCGACTCCCACAGGATCCAAAATGACCGGGATATTTCTGGAGTTTGCCGTCCTACCGGCTATCTCCATGGCTTCCAGGGATTTTTCATCAATCGTACCGAAATTCAGGACAAGTGCATCCGCCAACTTGACCATCGCTTCGACTTCCTTGGGACTGGATGTCATCACAGGTGATCCACCGATGGCAAGCGTGGCATTTGCACAATCGTTGACCGTAACAAAGTTGGTGATTTGGTGTACAAGTGGTTTTCTTTCTTTTACCTTTTCAAACAAGTCAGCTGCCGAAAACTTTATATTCATATGGATTCACTCCGTTCTTTTTTTGAAAATGAATGAAAATGATGGACAGGCCCATGTCCCCCTCCTATTGAAAAACTATTCCGTATCGCTTCGGAGATATACAGCTTGGCCTGCACGATCGACTCTTGCAGCGATTGTCCATTAGCCAAGTTGGATGCAATGGCGGAGGAGAGGGTACAGCCAGTCCCGTGAGTGTTTTTCGTATGGATTCTTTCTCCTTTTATCCAGTGAAAGTTCTTTCCATCATAAAAGAGGTCGTTTGGGTTTCCCTCTGCATGCCCCCCTTTAAGTAAAACGGCATTGGAACCCAATTCAATCAAGGATAAACAAGCCTTGTAAAAGTCTTGCTCCGTTCGAATCGATAAACCAGTAAGTACCTCCGCCTCCGGTACATTAGGGGTGATGAGCGTTGCAAGCGGGAGCAAGTTCGTTTTTAGGGCAGTAACGGCTTTTCCGTCCAGCAAATGGTGGCCGCTTTTGGAAATCATGACTGGGTCAAGGATGACGATGGCCGGTAAGTAGGTATTAAGAGCTTCAGCGACTGTTTCGACGATTTCTTTTGAACCAAGCATGCCGATTTTTACTGCATCGACGTGTATATCTTCGAAAACGGCAGCCATTTGATCAGTGATGATATCCGTGTCGATCGCCTGAACGGAACGAACTTCCTTTGTGTTTTGTGCAGTGACGGCCGTGATGACGGACATCCCGAAGATCCCATGTGCAGAAAATGTTTTGATATCGGCTTGTATCCCTGCGCCGCCCCCTGAGTCAGAGCCTGCGATGGTTAATGCTTTTTTCATGGAAAAACCCCTTCACATAAGTATTTTTCAATAATATTTTCAGTAAAATGAAAGCGAAAATGGCACCTGCCATTGAACTAAGCATAAAAGCTGGCATAATGCCAAAAAGAGCTGCTTTTTCCCCTAAGAGGAGTACCGCGATCGGATAACAGGCAAGCGAACCTAGAAGGCCGGTCCCCGTCACTTCCCCTAGACAGGCGAAAGTCAATCGCTTGGTTTTACGGTAAAGGAACGCAGCCAGCAGTGCACCGATCATACTGCCAGGAAAGGCGAAAAGTGATCCCGTACCAGATATATTTCTCAACAAGGAAACGAGGAAAGCTTGCGTAACCGCATAGGCAGGGCCGAGTAAAACAGCTGTCAGGACATTGGCCAGGTGCTGAATCGGAAAAGCTTTCACAAATCCTACCGGGATGAATATAAAGGAACTGGTTATAGTCGTTATGGCTGTGATCATTGCCGTCAACGTCATTTTTCTGATTGTGTTGATCATCATGTCTACGACCTACAAGGGCCAATCCTGCTCATTTTGAACCATGTCCCAGAATAAATATTCGTAGCGGGAGGTCACCAAGAAGTGCTTTTCCAGTCTCTGCAGTTCTTTTTCAGGCATCCCTTCCGTCAATTCCTCCAATAAAGCAATCAGCCACTTATGTGCTTCACCGAATTCTGGGGAGGAATAGGATTCAATCCATTTTGCATAGGGGTTGTTATCCAAATTCTTGCCATTTCGTTCTTTTAAAAGCAGACCGATTTCATAATAATCCCAGGCACAAGGGAGAAGACAGGCGATTAAATCTGCCAAAGTACCATGTTGAGCAGCATTCAGCATGTAACCCGAATAGGCAAGGGTAGTGGGAGTAGGTTCCGTATCTTCCAATTGCTGTGAAGTAATTCCGAACTCCAAGGCATAATGCC
Coding sequences within:
- the thiM gene encoding hydroxyethylthiazole kinase — protein: MNIKFSAADLFEKVKERKPLVHQITNFVTVNDCANATLAIGGSPVMTSSPKEVEAMVKLADALVLNFGTIDEKSLEAMEIAGRTANSRNIPVILDPVGVGATPYRTEKASELLKKVSFQIIRGNASEIHRLIGGDIVTRGVDSEELAISNEALAAAAAKELNSVVVVSGAIDAVSNGKHTSLIDNGNVLLTNVTGTGCMATALIGAFSGITDDYYAAAVAGISTMSISGEIAAETLQKHEGTGTFRVRLIDAISRMDKEMWMNEVKMNEKITH
- the thiD gene encoding bifunctional hydroxymethylpyrimidine kinase/phosphomethylpyrimidine kinase — encoded protein: MKKALTIAGSDSGGGAGIQADIKTFSAHGIFGMSVITAVTAQNTKEVRSVQAIDTDIITDQMAAVFEDIHVDAVKIGMLGSKEIVETVAEALNTYLPAIVILDPVMISKSGHHLLDGKAVTALKTNLLPLATLITPNVPEAEVLTGLSIRTEQDFYKACLSLIELGSNAVLLKGGHAEGNPNDLFYDGKNFHWIKGERIHTKNTHGTGCTLSSAIASNLANGQSLQESIVQAKLYISEAIRNSFSIGGGHGPVHHFHSFSKKERSESI
- the thiW gene encoding energy coupling factor transporter S component ThiW produces the protein MINTIRKMTLTAMITAITTITSSFIFIPVGFVKAFPIQHLANVLTAVLLGPAYAVTQAFLVSLLRNISGTGSLFAFPGSMIGALLAAFLYRKTKRLTFACLGEVTGTGLLGSLACYPIAVLLLGEKAALFGIMPAFMLSSMAGAIFAFILLKILLKNTYVKGFFHEKSINHRRL
- the tenA gene encoding thiaminase II; the encoded protein is MKNIKTETFSDRLHARAKEIWERNHSHPFVQAIGTGTLPEHKFAYYLKQDYIYLMDYSKLFALGVIKAHNVETMAKFAEILNETIQVEMDIHRHYALEFGITSQQLEDTEPTPTTLAYSGYMLNAAQHGTLADLIACLLPCAWDYYEIGLLLKERNGKNLDNNPYAKWIESYSSPEFGEAHKWLIALLEELTEGMPEKELQRLEKHFLVTSRYEYLFWDMVQNEQDWPL